A single Camelus ferus isolate YT-003-E chromosome 3, BCGSAC_Cfer_1.0, whole genome shotgun sequence DNA region contains:
- the F2RL1 gene encoding proteinase-activated receptor 2 codes for MRSLSAAWLLGVAILLAASASCNRTVLGTSRPSKGRSLIGKADSPPHISGKGVTVVPGFSVDEFSTSVLTGKLTTVFLPIVYTIVFVVGLPSNGMALWVFLFRTKKKHPAVIYMANLALADLLSVIWFPLKIAYHIHGNNWIYGESLCKVLIGFFYGNMYCSILFMTCLSVQRYWVIVNPMVHPRKKANIAIGVSLGIWLLILLVTIPLYVVKQTINIPALNITTCHDVLPEEVLVGDMFNYFLSLAIGVFLFPAFLTASAYVLMIRTLRSSTMDENSGKKRQRAIKLIITVLAMYLICFTPSNLLLVVHYFLIKNWGQSHVYALYIVALCLSTLNSCIDPFVYYFVSQDFRDHAKNALLCRSVRTVKRMQVSITSKKFSRKSSSYSSSSTSVKTSY; via the coding sequence GAACCAGTAGACCCTCTAAAGGAAGAAGTCTCATTGGTAAGGCTGATAGCCCACCTCACATCTCAGGGAAAGGAGTGACGGTGGTACCTGGCTTCTCCGTGGATGAGTTTTCTACCTCCGTCCTCACTGGCAAACTGACCACTGTCTTTCTCCCCATTGTCTACACGATCGTATTTGTGGTCGGTTTGCCAAGTAATGGCATGGCCCTGTGGGTCTTTCTTTTCCGAACAAAGAAGAAGCACCCCGCTGTGATTTACATGGCCAATCTGGCCTTGGCAGACCTCCTCTCTGTTATCTGGTTCCCTCTGAAGATCGCCTACCACATACATGGCAACAACTGGATTTACGGGGAATCTCTTTGCAAGGTCCTCATTGGCTTTTTCTATGGCAACATGTACTGTTCCATCCTCTTCATGACCTGCCTCAGCGTACAGAGGTACTGGGTCATCGTGAACCCCATGGTGCACCCCAGGAAGAAGGCAAACATTGCCATCGGTGTCTCTCTGGGAATATGGCTCCTGATCCTGCTGGTGACCATCCCCTTGTACGTGGTGAAGCAGACCATCAACATCCCCGCCCTTAACATCACCACCTGTCATGATGTTCTGCCTGAGGAGGTGTTGGTGGGGGACATGTTCAATTACTTCCTCTCTTTGGCCATTGGAGTCTTTCTGTTCCCCGCCTTCCTCACAGCCTCTGCTTATGTGCTGATGATCAGGACACTCCGGTCTTCCACCATGGATGAAAACTCgggaaagaagaggcagagggcCATCAAGCTCATCATCACTGTCCTGGCCATGTACCTCATCTGTTTCACTCCCAGCAACCTTCTGCTCGTGGTGCACTACTTCCTGATTAAAAACTGGGGCCAGAGCCATGTCTACGCCCTGTACATCGTCGCCCTCTGCCTCTCCACCCTCAACAGCTGCATTGACCCTTTTGTCTATTACTTCGTTTCACAAGACTTCAGGGATCATGCAAAGAATGCCCTTCTTTGCAGGAGTGTCCGTACCGTAAAGCGGATGCAAGTATCCATCACATCAAAGAAATTCTCTAGGAAATCCAGCTCTTACTCTTCAAGTTCAACAAGTGTTAAAACCTCCTATTGA
- the S100Z gene encoding protein S100-Z isoform X1 has translation MNTSSLTVNTCRQSGAAAEQCFLPALVACARGIRPATSMPTQLEIAMNTMIMIFHRYSCREGDRFKLNKGELKMLLQRELTDFLSCQKDPELVDKIMQDLDANKDNKVDFNEFVVMVAALTVACNDYFVEQLKKKGK, from the exons ATGAACACTTCTAGTTTAACTGTAAACACCTGTCGCCAGAGCGGTGCGGCTGCTGAACAG TGTTTTCTCCCGGCTTTGGTGGCCTGTGCCAGAGGGATCCGTCCTGCTACCAGCATGCCCACCCAGCTGGAGATTGCCATGAACACCATGATCATGATCTTCCACCGCTATTCCTGCAGGGAAGGGGACAGGTTCAAGCTTAACAAGGGGGAGCTGAAAATGCTCCTGCAGCGAGAGCTCACGGACTTCCTCTCG tgCCAAAAGGATCCCGAGTTGGTTGATAAGATAATGCAGGACCTGGATGCCAATAAGGACAACAAAGTGGATTTTAATGAATTCGTGGTCATGGTGGCAGCTCTCACAGTTGCTTGTAATGATTACTTTGTAGAACAattgaagaagaaaggaaaataa
- the S100Z gene encoding protein S100-Z isoform X2 yields the protein MPTQLEIAMNTMIMIFHRYSCREGDRFKLNKGELKMLLQRELTDFLSCQKDPELVDKIMQDLDANKDNKVDFNEFVVMVAALTVACNDYFVEQLKKKGK from the exons ATGCCCACCCAGCTGGAGATTGCCATGAACACCATGATCATGATCTTCCACCGCTATTCCTGCAGGGAAGGGGACAGGTTCAAGCTTAACAAGGGGGAGCTGAAAATGCTCCTGCAGCGAGAGCTCACGGACTTCCTCTCG tgCCAAAAGGATCCCGAGTTGGTTGATAAGATAATGCAGGACCTGGATGCCAATAAGGACAACAAAGTGGATTTTAATGAATTCGTGGTCATGGTGGCAGCTCTCACAGTTGCTTGTAATGATTACTTTGTAGAACAattgaagaagaaaggaaaataa
- the LOC102521091 gene encoding ubiquitin-like protein FUBI: MQLFVCAQELHTLEVTSQETVTQIKAHVASLEDIAPEDQVMLLAGTPLEDEATLGQCGVEALSTLEVASRVLGGKVHGSLGRAGKVRGQTPKVAKQEKKKTGQAKRRMQYNRGFVNVVPTFGKKKGPNANS; the protein is encoded by the coding sequence ATGCAGCTCTTTGTCTGTGCCCAGGAGCTACACACTCTTGAGGTGACCAGCCAGGAGACCGTCACCCAGATCAAGGCTCATGTAGCCTCACTGGAGGACATCGCCCCAGAAGATCAAGTCATGCTTCTGGCAGGCACGCCCCTAGAGGATGAGGCCACCCTGGGCCAGTGTGGAGTGGAGGCTCTGAGCACTCTGGAAGTAGCCAGCCGCGTGCTTGGAGGTAAAGTCCATGGTTCCCTGGGCCGTGCTGGGAAAGTAAGAGGTCAGACTCCCAAGGTGgccaaacaagagaaaaagaagacaggcCAGGCCAAGAGACGTATGCAGTACAACCGGGGCTTTGTCAATGTTGTGCCCACCTTTGGCAAGAAGAAGGGCCCCAATGCCAACTCTTAA